From Sulfuracidifex tepidarius, one genomic window encodes:
- a CDS encoding GMP synthase (glutamine-hydrolyzing) codes for MSFNPSSFLDEISPQLREKVGNSKVLVAVSGGVDSTTAAALAYKILGENVIPVMIDTGFLRENEAVSVKEMTKEVIPNLVIEDQSEFFLSSLEGLKDAEEKRKKFRDLFYETISSLARKYGTNMMIQGTIAADWVETQGGIKTQHNVLVQLGINTESTWGFTVVEPLADLYKNEVRELARYLGLPPEISERQPFPGPGLLIRVVGEVKIEKLMVERRANTVVEKALSRKGLSQYFAVVFDSDSEEDKQKSAEVGTRVRVYKARATGVKGDVRSYGHIASVEGDLNYDALRQDVSKLSKYDVTHVMYLVKQRDQGKYSVGIRAVHTEDFMTADVPELGLSELFSIAEEIMKDPLVKEVLFDVTSKPPATIELE; via the coding sequence ATGAGCTTTAACCCTTCATCTTTCCTCGATGAGATTTCTCCTCAACTAAGGGAGAAGGTAGGCAACTCCAAGGTCCTGGTAGCGGTGAGCGGGGGAGTTGATAGTACTACTGCGGCAGCTTTAGCGTACAAGATACTCGGAGAAAATGTAATTCCAGTGATGATAGACACTGGATTCCTGAGGGAGAACGAAGCCGTCTCAGTGAAGGAGATGACCAAAGAAGTGATACCTAACCTCGTCATAGAGGACCAGTCAGAATTCTTCCTCTCCTCTCTGGAAGGTTTGAAGGATGCAGAGGAGAAGAGGAAGAAGTTCAGGGATCTCTTTTACGAGACAATTTCTTCTTTAGCTAGAAAATATGGAACCAACATGATGATCCAAGGTACGATCGCCGCTGACTGGGTTGAGACTCAGGGAGGGATCAAGACCCAACATAACGTGCTAGTGCAGTTGGGGATAAACACAGAGTCGACTTGGGGCTTCACAGTAGTAGAACCATTGGCAGACTTGTACAAGAACGAGGTCAGGGAGCTAGCCAGGTATTTAGGTCTACCTCCAGAAATATCGGAAAGACAACCTTTTCCGGGACCGGGGCTTCTGATAAGAGTGGTAGGAGAGGTCAAGATAGAGAAACTGATGGTTGAGAGAAGGGCTAACACTGTGGTGGAGAAAGCACTGTCAAGGAAAGGTCTCTCTCAATATTTCGCGGTGGTTTTCGACTCGGATTCGGAAGAGGACAAGCAGAAATCTGCAGAAGTAGGAACCAGAGTCAGGGTATATAAGGCAAGAGCTACCGGTGTAAAAGGGGACGTAAGGTCTTACGGTCACATAGCCTCTGTGGAGGGAGATCTGAATTACGACGCCCTCAGACAGGACGTGTCAAAGCTTTCGAAATATGATGTAACTCACGTAATGTATTTAGTGAAACAGAGAGATCAAGGGAAGTACTCAGTTGGGATACGTGCAGTTCACACTGAGGACTTTATGACGGCTGATGTGCCTGAGTTGGGGCTCAGTGAACTGTTCTCTATAGCAGAAGAGATAATGAAAGATCCATTAGTGAAGGAAGTGCTTTTCGATGTTACATCGAAGCCGCCTGCAACGATAGAACTGGAGTGA
- a CDS encoding CBS domain-containing protein, with product MEEELVKEYMKEGVVSTEKKTTIKEVARIMTEKNVGSVIIVDESGKPIGITTERDIVRSLGKGKPIDSPIEEAMTSSLITVREDAPVTGALSLMRSYNIRHLPVVDQNGALKGIISIRDIAKALDNMFEQ from the coding sequence ATGGAAGAAGAGTTAGTAAAAGAGTACATGAAAGAAGGTGTAGTATCAACTGAGAAAAAAACTACTATAAAGGAGGTAGCCAGAATAATGACAGAGAAGAACGTAGGTTCTGTGATAATTGTTGACGAATCAGGGAAACCCATAGGGATAACGACAGAAAGGGACATAGTGAGGTCTTTAGGCAAGGGCAAACCAATTGACTCACCCATTGAAGAGGCAATGACATCATCCCTAATTACCGTTAGAGAAGACGCGCCAGTAACTGGAGCCCTAAGCCTCATGAGATCCTATAATATCAGACATCTTCCTGTTGTAGACCAGAACGGAGCGTTGAAAGGTATTATCTCTATTAGAGATATAGCGAAAGCACTAGATAACATGTTCGAACAATAA
- the htpX gene encoding zinc metalloprotease HtpX yields MNLTVVRLKLSMLMASIGIILLGLAVGLVVAKLAFGASIGTSLIIGILSFIVVLNVIQWLFGPYLIQAAYHVHEVSPNDPQYSWLYGLVAEAASYNKISMPKVFIADVPFPNAFAYGSPIAGKRIAFTMPILRLLNREELLAVAGHELGHLKHRDVEVMLAVGLIPALIFYLGYWLFWGGMFGEGNGRNNNGGLILLLGLAMVVVSYLFQFLVLFINRMREAYADVNSASTVPGGAENLQTALAKLTLSTDPKAMEKYKKKQGATGQISSMLFFNSPTDEEVPTYDARELVEIWKHTKVSPFADFFMDHPHPAKRIQLLEKMKYSSN; encoded by the coding sequence ATGAATCTAACGGTAGTAAGGCTCAAGTTAAGTATGTTGATGGCTAGCATAGGGATAATTCTTCTTGGCTTAGCAGTAGGGTTAGTAGTAGCGAAGCTCGCGTTCGGAGCTTCGATAGGTACATCTCTAATAATAGGAATTCTGAGTTTCATAGTAGTACTCAACGTGATACAGTGGCTTTTCGGTCCTTATCTCATTCAGGCTGCCTATCACGTCCATGAGGTGAGTCCTAACGATCCTCAATATTCATGGCTTTATGGTTTAGTAGCCGAGGCAGCATCTTATAATAAAATAAGCATGCCTAAAGTTTTCATAGCCGACGTTCCTTTCCCCAACGCGTTCGCTTACGGTAGCCCTATAGCGGGAAAGAGGATAGCTTTCACCATGCCTATTTTAAGGCTACTGAATAGAGAAGAGCTCTTAGCTGTAGCAGGACACGAACTGGGTCACCTGAAGCACCGCGACGTGGAAGTCATGTTAGCTGTAGGTCTCATACCAGCCCTCATATTCTATTTAGGATACTGGCTTTTCTGGGGAGGAATGTTCGGTGAAGGAAACGGTAGGAATAACAACGGTGGACTAATTTTACTGCTGGGGCTTGCCATGGTCGTTGTGAGCTACCTCTTCCAGTTCTTAGTCCTATTCATAAATAGAATGCGTGAAGCTTACGCAGATGTGAACTCTGCCTCCACGGTTCCCGGAGGCGCTGAAAACCTTCAAACTGCACTAGCTAAATTGACTCTTTCCACTGATCCGAAAGCTATGGAGAAGTACAAGAAGAAACAAGGCGCAACTGGACAGATAAGCAGTATGTTGTTCTTCAATTCCCCTACAGACGAAGAAGTTCCCACTTACGACGCTAGAGAGCTGGTAGAGATATGGAAGCACACCAAAGTATCTCCTTTCGCAGATTTCTTCATGGATCATCCACATCCGGCTAAGAGAATCCAGCTACTGGAGAAGATGAAATACTCTAGCAACTGA
- a CDS encoding phospholipase D-like domain-containing protein: MIDRGFGLVILLAMLITIVPFHASSAGSNWYVSVNPSQVKLIVGPDNSSYIETLLTQAKHAVYVEAYEITCTEVTNDLANLAKHGVQVYLVLSGHVYGGIPSDENECVSRLNSSGVHVRFQYNFTYVHSKVFVIDNSTVILGSMNPTYYGFNIDKSIDLVVQNSTIARVYATIILNDYRNIPTNSVNYPGVVVSPINSDNYISTLLSQPGTLYIAMEELYPSSDLFSEISSHNTIVGVVATYSEDSEAASQFGFSQVKDMVAKVIVVGDYVYVGSVNLDSTSLSQNRELGIIIKDPQLASQLESVITSWGGHPYHPSFFDKYKEYIAISVVVILIILAFAIKKYRK; encoded by the coding sequence ATGATAGACCGAGGATTCGGATTGGTCATTTTACTTGCCATGCTAATTACTATAGTCCCATTTCACGCATCATCAGCAGGAAGTAATTGGTACGTTAGCGTGAATCCCTCTCAGGTGAAGCTGATCGTGGGGCCTGATAACTCCTCTTACATAGAGACATTATTAACTCAAGCCAAGCATGCTGTTTACGTTGAAGCTTACGAGATTACTTGTACTGAGGTTACTAATGATCTTGCTAACCTGGCTAAACATGGAGTTCAGGTCTACCTAGTTCTATCAGGTCATGTCTACGGAGGGATTCCGTCCGACGAGAACGAATGTGTCTCCCGTCTAAACTCCTCTGGAGTTCACGTGAGATTCCAGTACAACTTCACATATGTCCATTCAAAGGTTTTCGTGATTGACAACTCCACGGTGATACTGGGATCCATGAACCCAACTTATTACGGGTTCAACATAGATAAAAGCATAGACTTAGTGGTTCAGAACTCTACCATAGCTAGGGTTTACGCTACGATAATATTGAACGATTATAGGAACATTCCAACTAACTCCGTGAACTATCCTGGTGTCGTAGTATCTCCAATAAACAGTGATAACTACATTTCGACTCTGCTGTCGCAACCCGGGACGCTTTATATAGCGATGGAAGAGCTCTACCCCAGCTCTGACCTGTTTTCCGAGATTTCATCTCACAACACCATCGTGGGAGTAGTGGCCACGTACTCGGAGGACAGCGAGGCAGCATCTCAGTTTGGATTCTCCCAAGTTAAAGACATGGTGGCAAAGGTGATAGTCGTAGGCGATTACGTCTATGTAGGTTCGGTTAATCTAGATTCCACGTCTTTGTCTCAAAATAGGGAGTTAGGAATTATAATAAAAGACCCTCAGTTAGCTTCCCAGCTAGAATCAGTCATAACTAGCTGGGGAGGGCATCCCTATCATCCTTCCTTTTTTGACAAATACAAGGAGTACATCGCAATAAGTGTAGTCGTAATTCTTATAATTTTAGCATTTGCAATCAAGAAATACAGAAAATGA
- a CDS encoding class I fructose-bisphosphate aldolase yields MSGLEIRLKRLFQNERAFVVALDHGLVMGPMKGLESPAEVVPKLRSADALQMSPPMVKIVKENFFSRSSPMLIARLDTANVWRDKYLEHKEGYYSQLFTVKDAIKAGADAVVTYLVVGYDSDQVEGYNLESLASIRVDAEDFGIPFIVEPLYVVRGNPDSVKEVEMVKYVTRLASELGADILKVDYTGKNFSEVVKVAFSPILIRGGPKTSNDSEFLSMLKEALSAGAKGITVGRNLWQSKDPEAMAKSIARLVHENADIGQILKELELS; encoded by the coding sequence ATGTCAGGTCTTGAAATCAGGCTGAAAAGACTATTTCAAAATGAGAGGGCATTCGTAGTAGCATTAGATCACGGATTGGTCATGGGTCCTATGAAAGGTTTAGAGTCTCCAGCCGAGGTAGTTCCTAAGCTAAGGAGCGCTGACGCCCTTCAGATGAGCCCTCCTATGGTTAAAATAGTAAAGGAGAACTTCTTCTCTCGCTCTTCTCCTATGTTGATAGCTAGGTTGGACACAGCAAATGTATGGAGGGATAAGTATCTAGAGCACAAGGAGGGATATTACTCGCAACTCTTTACAGTTAAGGATGCTATCAAGGCCGGAGCCGACGCTGTGGTAACTTACCTGGTCGTAGGGTACGACTCTGACCAAGTTGAAGGTTACAACCTAGAGTCCTTAGCTTCGATCAGGGTCGACGCTGAAGATTTCGGGATTCCCTTTATAGTTGAACCTCTTTATGTCGTTAGAGGAAACCCCGATTCAGTTAAGGAAGTTGAAATGGTGAAGTACGTCACCAGACTAGCCTCAGAGCTGGGGGCAGACATACTGAAAGTTGATTACACAGGGAAGAACTTCTCTGAAGTGGTGAAAGTAGCGTTCTCGCCTATCCTCATCAGGGGAGGACCTAAGACGTCTAACGACTCTGAGTTCTTATCGATGTTGAAGGAAGCCTTAAGTGCGGGAGCTAAGGGTATCACTGTAGGAAGGAATTTGTGGCAATCTAAAGACCCCGAGGCCATGGCCAAGTCTATAGCAAGGCTAGTTCATGAGAATGCAGACATTGGACAAATTTTAAAAGAATTGGAGCTATCTTAA
- a CDS encoding glycosyltransferase family 39 protein, with the protein MRFGKVCPIKLFSYSLLAIIVAVYTYFTVMTYAFVNAYIGDEVWYPTAAYNILKIIFHVTPPMYFPYSNEQGIQTYVNTCHPPLAKYFMATTIMMFGYQPFAWRIWSWVLGDLTLVVAFFLGKYLLGNQGTKAYLGGIVSTLLVALDPNFWLLHGVAMLEVYVSFFGILSLYFLLKKRLLLAAISLGLAMASKEPAYLLVIPFLYYVGEIKRSPVDRSIYGLGVPILTFATASIPIIAYYGGIIKWLKGTFLDRASWDITNGHISLADVSQISTPWGWFLNIHPFWMGFHFYATTNPFIMILWPILTVLVILAKEKNLIFTSMWAWTEWLGFLMVYFLGNHTLFSFYVTDFSPVMDVFVAVSVIYLVDRFVIRQDKTKVEENLVSGGGTETSKKKVEKL; encoded by the coding sequence ATGCGTTTTGGGAAAGTCTGCCCTATAAAATTGTTTTCTTATAGCCTACTTGCAATTATAGTTGCGGTATATACTTATTTCACTGTGATGACTTATGCCTTTGTAAATGCCTACATAGGGGACGAAGTTTGGTACCCTACTGCTGCATATAACATTCTCAAGATCATATTCCACGTCACTCCTCCTATGTATTTCCCTTATTCCAATGAGCAGGGAATACAAACATACGTGAACACTTGCCATCCTCCTCTTGCGAAGTACTTCATGGCAACTACTATCATGATGTTCGGATACCAACCTTTCGCTTGGAGGATATGGAGTTGGGTTCTAGGAGACTTAACCTTAGTAGTAGCTTTCTTTCTCGGGAAATATCTACTGGGAAATCAGGGAACAAAGGCGTACCTGGGGGGTATAGTCTCTACGCTTTTAGTTGCGCTAGACCCTAATTTCTGGTTGCTCCATGGGGTAGCTATGCTGGAAGTTTATGTATCGTTCTTTGGGATTCTGTCGCTTTATTTTCTACTGAAAAAGAGGTTGTTGTTGGCTGCGATTTCCCTTGGCCTGGCGATGGCATCGAAAGAGCCGGCTTACCTCTTGGTTATTCCTTTCTTGTATTATGTAGGAGAAATAAAGCGTAGTCCTGTGGATAGGTCAATTTACGGGTTGGGCGTTCCCATCCTCACCTTTGCAACTGCCTCAATACCGATTATTGCGTATTATGGTGGCATAATTAAATGGCTTAAGGGTACATTTCTGGATAGGGCATCATGGGATATCACCAATGGACATATCAGTCTAGCCGACGTCTCTCAGATATCTACCCCCTGGGGATGGTTTCTGAATATACATCCCTTCTGGATGGGGTTTCACTTCTACGCTACAACTAACCCATTCATAATGATATTATGGCCTATTCTAACGGTTTTAGTTATACTCGCTAAGGAGAAGAACCTGATCTTCACTAGCATGTGGGCATGGACGGAGTGGCTTGGTTTCCTCATGGTATATTTCCTGGGAAACCATACCTTGTTCAGCTTTTACGTAACAGACTTCTCCCCTGTCATGGACGTTTTCGTTGCCGTTTCGGTGATCTATTTAGTGGATAGGTTCGTTATCCGTCAGGACAAGACAAAGGTGGAGGAGAACCTTGTATCCGGAGGTGGAACGGAAACGAGTAAAAAGAAGGTAGAGAAACTTTAA
- a CDS encoding APC family permease — translation MSNKESREHQQQSSKELKREIGFKDLVFLSLGGQSPFLSIILYGAEAVTLAGLFGPIAIILGTILVLANGMAVYELSKRFTKAGGYYTYAFYSLTRRLGFETGWVYLLYSVGYGAAYILGAGYVFSTILGISPWIVILAVLGVGSLLVVSGIRPSSKYAMFASIVEISLMTVLAILFLKSTGFRFYNPFSKIPSAGDIALAILFGSSIPTGYGSITPNSGEVKDPKKTVSRAIVTVILLGGLLAAFDVYTIADHIFFFGLNPSNVNIVDLIRDRFGIITFIFVLFGAINDSVLATLSFMIATSRTIFAMASTGLLPDKLGKLQGSKPTNAVLLTILLYAGVTLISLLSLVTAFEAFVVVSSVALLANLFIHLAADSSLFKISLKRANKRRVEISLAIGGALFTIYDLVFSIIYTSYSIVYVFFAWIIIGFLIAEVEDMASQDVNEIEEKHHR, via the coding sequence ATGTCAAATAAAGAGAGCAGAGAACATCAGCAACAATCCTCTAAGGAGTTGAAAAGGGAAATTGGGTTCAAGGATCTGGTATTCCTTTCCCTTGGAGGTCAGTCGCCTTTCTTAAGCATAATACTATATGGGGCAGAGGCAGTGACACTAGCAGGACTTTTCGGTCCAATAGCTATCATTCTAGGTACAATTTTGGTACTCGCTAACGGTATGGCGGTATATGAGCTTTCAAAGAGGTTCACTAAGGCTGGAGGGTACTATACATATGCATTCTATTCTCTAACTAGAAGGTTAGGTTTTGAAACAGGATGGGTCTATTTGCTATACTCTGTAGGATATGGAGCGGCATACATTCTAGGAGCTGGCTACGTGTTTTCCACAATTCTCGGCATTTCGCCCTGGATAGTTATATTGGCAGTTTTAGGAGTTGGTTCTCTCCTTGTGGTAAGCGGAATAAGGCCTTCTTCTAAGTATGCTATGTTCGCTAGTATAGTGGAGATTTCCCTTATGACAGTCCTAGCTATATTGTTCCTGAAGTCTACCGGTTTCAGGTTCTATAACCCATTTTCTAAGATCCCCTCAGCTGGAGATATAGCTTTAGCAATACTCTTCGGTTCATCAATTCCAACAGGTTACGGTTCAATTACACCAAACTCGGGAGAAGTGAAGGACCCAAAGAAGACAGTGAGTAGGGCAATAGTGACCGTAATTCTTCTAGGCGGACTTCTGGCAGCTTTTGACGTCTATACCATTGCAGACCATATATTTTTCTTTGGCTTAAATCCTAGCAATGTAAATATAGTTGATTTAATTAGAGATAGATTCGGGATTATTACTTTTATTTTTGTACTCTTTGGCGCAATAAATGATTCAGTGTTGGCAACTCTATCTTTCATGATAGCCACGTCCAGAACTATTTTTGCAATGGCATCTACGGGCCTTCTACCCGACAAATTGGGAAAACTACAAGGTTCAAAGCCAACTAATGCAGTCCTCTTGACTATTCTTTTGTATGCTGGAGTTACTCTAATCTCTCTTCTCTCCCTTGTAACTGCGTTCGAAGCGTTCGTAGTAGTGAGCTCTGTAGCTCTACTAGCTAACTTATTTATCCATTTGGCTGCAGACTCGTCACTGTTCAAGATCTCCCTCAAGAGAGCTAATAAGAGGAGGGTAGAAATCTCGTTAGCCATAGGAGGAGCCCTATTCACAATATACGACCTTGTCTTTTCAATAATATATACTTCTTACTCGATAGTATATGTATTCTTTGCATGGATAATAATAGGTTTCCTAATAGCAGAAGTAGAGGATATGGCTAGTCAGGATGTTAATGAAATTGAAGAGAAACATCATAGATGA
- a CDS encoding nucleotidyltransferase family protein, with protein sequence MERIEKAVITSAGKGTRMKYITSVLPKCLLPLLVKDGIDGKKVAKPVIDLIMKSVEEVGVSKFCVVVGKMQGRILMEYLFDRGPTFVFQNEAKGFGDAVLKAEDFADQSPFFVHADDGVLTSGYDVLSRAFLEKNADAALFVRQVKNPYRYGIIQFEESEVEDFMGHKLYHVNGVEEKPKEPKSNLAIAAVYIFRPSIFSALKEVKVNQDQELELTFGIKNMVEKGKKVIALSLDKEKWLNVGDPDSYFDSFTYAYKEL encoded by the coding sequence GTGGAGAGAATAGAAAAGGCCGTAATAACATCTGCTGGAAAAGGAACAAGGATGAAGTATATAACTTCGGTTCTTCCAAAGTGTCTATTACCCTTGCTAGTTAAGGACGGAATTGACGGTAAGAAGGTCGCCAAGCCAGTTATAGATCTAATCATGAAGAGTGTGGAGGAAGTCGGGGTTAGTAAGTTCTGCGTAGTTGTAGGGAAAATGCAAGGAAGGATATTGATGGAATACCTTTTCGATAGAGGTCCGACTTTCGTCTTCCAGAACGAGGCTAAAGGCTTTGGAGACGCAGTGCTGAAGGCTGAAGACTTTGCGGACCAGTCTCCTTTCTTCGTCCACGCCGATGACGGAGTTTTGACATCCGGTTACGATGTCTTATCAAGAGCATTCCTTGAAAAAAACGCAGACGCAGCACTCTTTGTGAGACAAGTGAAGAACCCGTACAGGTACGGGATAATTCAGTTCGAAGAATCGGAAGTAGAAGACTTCATGGGTCACAAACTTTATCACGTGAATGGAGTGGAAGAAAAGCCTAAGGAGCCTAAGTCTAACTTAGCTATTGCAGCAGTTTACATCTTTAGGCCATCAATCTTCTCCGCTCTGAAGGAAGTCAAGGTAAACCAGGATCAAGAACTCGAGCTTACCTTCGGAATAAAGAACATGGTAGAGAAAGGGAAGAAGGTGATCGCTTTGTCTCTAGATAAAGAGAAATGGCTAAACGTTGGTGATCCTGATAGCTACTTTGACTCGTTTACATATGCTTACAAGGAACTTTAA
- a CDS encoding BadF/BadG/BcrA/BcrD ATPase family protein, which produces MILVGVDGGGTTTEAIAYDTESNETVSAEAGPGNFHNVGVAEAVANVMTAVKKASRGRVPDVVYIGLAGMDSRYDYDVMRVELRNAGKRTIIDHDGFVALYGETKGKPGIIVIAGTGSVIVGFDGQNKLRYGGLGWLLSDEGSAYQIGRDLLRTVVKMIDGRLPKTALLEMTLKQINANDVDDIVKWSYHEGHRVKEIASLAVVVHNAARDGDEIANTILKRNAEELAISSSQMSKRLGVNLVYLKGGMFESCIYFNYFRSFLENCNVRAVKSKVNAAFGALLLAAKEVSLKIDIDDVND; this is translated from the coding sequence ATGATCCTCGTAGGTGTAGATGGAGGAGGGACGACTACCGAGGCTATAGCTTACGATACTGAAAGCAATGAGACTGTGTCAGCGGAAGCTGGACCAGGGAACTTTCACAACGTAGGTGTAGCAGAGGCTGTAGCTAACGTTATGACAGCAGTGAAGAAAGCTTCCAGAGGGAGAGTTCCAGACGTGGTTTACATAGGACTGGCAGGAATGGACTCTAGGTATGACTACGACGTCATGAGGGTCGAGTTGAGGAATGCGGGGAAAAGGACTATAATAGACCACGACGGGTTCGTGGCTCTGTACGGTGAAACGAAGGGGAAGCCAGGGATCATAGTGATAGCTGGAACTGGTAGTGTAATAGTAGGTTTCGACGGGCAGAACAAGCTAAGATATGGGGGTCTAGGGTGGCTACTCTCCGACGAAGGCTCAGCATATCAAATAGGTAGAGATTTGCTGAGGACAGTAGTGAAAATGATAGACGGCAGATTACCAAAGACTGCTCTACTTGAAATGACGTTGAAGCAGATCAACGCGAATGACGTCGATGACATAGTTAAATGGAGTTATCATGAAGGTCATAGAGTTAAGGAGATAGCATCACTTGCGGTTGTGGTCCACAATGCTGCTAGGGACGGAGACGAAATAGCCAACACAATACTCAAGAGAAACGCTGAAGAACTCGCAATCAGCTCATCACAGATGAGCAAGCGACTGGGTGTCAATCTGGTCTATCTAAAGGGAGGGATGTTTGAGTCCTGCATCTATTTTAATTATTTTAGAAGTTTCTTGGAGAACTGTAATGTAAGAGCCGTGAAATCTAAGGTAAACGCAGCCTTCGGAGCCTTACTCCTCGCAGCAAAGGAAGTCTCGCTCAAGATAGACATAGACGATGTAAACGATTAG
- a CDS encoding gamma-glutamyltransferase family protein gives MPSAVGRKVIATQNYIASHVGSKVLENGGNAFDAVLAASAVLSVVMPHTSGLGGDGFLMAKTAEGVIVYNASSIAPRGLTVEKVPSDKSPFSVLVPGLVDLWDFTFSNFASEPLDELLKPAIKLAENGFFISRSLHHAIVSSSRMSQEWDSIYSGKRFGDELKLRRMAKVLKEVSKEPRSFYEGRITDEITNGLAKKGVPVDSSDFSSFHGEVVQPLKMPYKGYDLYEIPPNSQGLTTLELLKMIELAGINSMPFNDVRRVNEHLRLSALAYDDRNKLVADPRFFTLPDGVLDNNYLTRKLIEYGIDVKVRDVGDTTFLVASDGENDVGLVQSLFYPFGSGIVVDDITFNNRGAGFTEGINAPQPRKRPLHTLSILMAENENERLLIGCAGGDLRPQIHSQVLEYYVDYNMEIDEAVSAPRFMYLGSKVIAEKRLGIPATQTDYMSPEVGIVQAMKVSKKDGKRIGVADPRGEGIALPV, from the coding sequence ATGCCTTCCGCTGTAGGTAGAAAAGTGATTGCGACACAGAATTACATAGCCTCTCATGTAGGATCAAAGGTCTTGGAAAACGGTGGTAATGCTTTCGACGCAGTGTTGGCCGCGAGCGCAGTCCTATCTGTCGTAATGCCACATACGAGTGGGCTTGGAGGAGATGGGTTCTTGATGGCTAAAACTGCTGAAGGTGTGATAGTTTATAACGCTTCTAGTATAGCACCGAGAGGACTCACAGTTGAGAAAGTTCCAAGCGATAAGTCTCCCTTTTCAGTGTTGGTCCCTGGTCTAGTTGACTTATGGGATTTCACTTTCTCTAATTTCGCTTCGGAGCCTTTGGATGAGTTGCTTAAACCTGCGATAAAATTGGCAGAAAACGGTTTCTTCATAAGCAGGAGCTTACATCACGCAATAGTCTCTTCATCTAGGATGAGCCAGGAATGGGATTCAATTTATAGCGGGAAAAGGTTCGGTGACGAGCTGAAGCTGAGGAGGATGGCCAAAGTCCTCAAGGAAGTGTCCAAGGAACCTAGGTCGTTCTACGAGGGGAGAATAACAGATGAAATCACGAATGGGCTCGCTAAAAAGGGTGTCCCAGTGGACTCCTCGGACTTCTCTTCATTCCACGGAGAGGTAGTCCAACCACTAAAGATGCCTTACAAGGGATATGACCTATACGAAATACCGCCTAACTCACAAGGGCTGACAACACTGGAGCTACTCAAGATGATAGAGCTAGCAGGGATCAACTCAATGCCCTTCAACGATGTGAGAAGGGTAAACGAACACCTCAGGCTGAGTGCATTAGCTTACGACGATAGAAATAAGTTGGTCGCTGATCCGCGTTTCTTTACCTTACCTGATGGAGTTTTAGATAACAACTACCTGACAAGGAAGCTCATTGAATACGGTATAGACGTGAAAGTCAGAGACGTAGGCGACACTACATTTCTAGTTGCTTCAGATGGTGAGAACGACGTCGGGTTAGTACAGAGTTTGTTCTATCCTTTCGGGTCAGGTATAGTAGTAGACGACATCACGTTCAACAATAGGGGAGCTGGATTCACAGAGGGTATCAATGCTCCTCAACCTAGAAAGAGACCTCTACACACACTGTCTATACTTATGGCTGAGAACGAGAACGAAAGGCTATTAATAGGTTGTGCTGGAGGAGACCTCAGACCTCAAATACACTCTCAAGTACTGGAATACTACGTAGATTATAACATGGAGATAGACGAGGCTGTCTCTGCGCCCAGGTTTATGTATCTAGGAAGCAAAGTGATAGCAGAGAAGAGGCTTGGAATTCCTGCAACACAGACCGACTACATGTCCCCTGAAGTCGGGATAGTTCAAGCCATGAAAGTCAGCAAAAAAGACGGGAAAAGGATAGGAGTCGCAGACCCACGCGGAGAAGGTATAGCTTTACCCGTCTAA